TGCCATGTCCACGTCCAACGATCGGAGAAGGGCGCGAGGTACGGGACCGGCCACTGATATCCGTCTGGCCCGCGCGCGCCGACCAGGTCGCCGAGCAGATGCAGATGGAAGCTCGCGAACGCCAGCAGCGCAGTCAGCCAGCGTCGCTCGCGCGCGACCGCGAAGCAGACGGCCACAACAAGGAGCGCGAACGCTAAGTTGTGTCCGAGAACGTGGTGGTAGTCAGTGAACCAGAGCAGCGGATGCGCGCTGTGCTTGGTTAGCACTTCGGGGATGGCGCCGAGTCCGTCGAGGTCAGGCGCAACACCGGCGAGAGCGATGGCTGCGCGCTCGCGGCGTCCGATGGCGTGCGGGCCGCTGGCGGGCGGAATGTTGGCCACCATCCAGCCAACCAGGAAGTGCGTGACCGGGCTCATGGCGGGCAGCTTACAGTGTCGGCATCGCCCAAACCAAGATGCTTCGCGACTGATACCCCGCCTGGAGAAAGCGGCGGGGCCCCTCGGTCACTCAGCATGACCCTTCGTATCGTGAGTGAAGTGAAAATCAGACCTCGATCATTACGTCGTCGCCTTCGACCTTGATGGGATAGACCGCCGTCTTCAACTCCGGATTGTGTGCGACGGCGCCGGTCTGCGGATCGTAGGCCCAGCCGTGCCACGGGCATACGACCTTGCCTTCCAGGACCACGCCGGTGCCGAGTGGACCGCCGCGGTGGATGCAGACATTGTCCATCGCCGAGATCACGCCGCCCACGTTGGCCACGCAGATCATCTTGCCGTCGAGGGAGAATTCCTTGGCGCGGTTCTCCGCGGGAAGCTCGGCCGTGCTCGCGAGTTTGCGGAACTCTGCCATCGCTCCTGAGAACCGAGAACTGGGAACTGAGAACTACTTCGGCTGCAGCGTCTGCGCGATCATGACTTGCCGCTTGAAGTCCGCCGCCATGTGGTCGGTCAAGCGGACTTCGGTCGGCTTCTTGGCCAGCGACATGGAGTCGATCTTGTCCTGCAACTTGAGCAGCGCGTAGAAGAGATTTTCGGGCCGCGGCGGACATCCGATCACGTAGACATCGGTGGGGACGATGCGGTCCACGCCCTGCAACACGGCGTAGGTATTGAACGGGCCGCCGACGGAGGAGCACGCGCCCATCGAGATCACCCACTTCGGGTCGGGCATCTGGTCGTAGATGCGCTTCACCACCGGCGCCATCTTCAGCGTCACCGTGCCGGCAACGATCATCAGGTCACTCTGCCGCGGGCTGGGACGAAACACCTCCGCGCCAAAGCGCGCGATGTCGAAGCGCGCGGTGGAGCTGGCGATCATCTCGATGGCGCAGCAGGCCAGCCCAAACGTCATCGGCCAGAGCGCCGACTTGCGCGCCCAGTTGAACACGTAGTCCACCGTGGTGATGAGGAAGTTCTTCTCGAACTTGTTTTGCAGCCAGCCCATGCGTCTCCTGATGAACACGCTAGTCTAGAGAGCGGCGCGCAGCCAAGTCAAACGTCTCAAGGGACGTGCCCAACCTCGGCCGCTTGTGCTGTGCAGGGGGATGCGGCGCTTCCTGGTTCATAACGAAAGGCAGAATCATTCCAGACATACGTGCGACACGTCCTACTTCGTAGGCTCCGATTCTCCAATCCGGGGGCATTGTGCTCCGCGTCAGCCATCTTCCCTGCAAAGTACTGCCCTTGACCCTGGACCAGCACGCGAGCACTCCGGCCATCGACAGAGGCTGGCACAAACCAACCGACTTGCAGGGTACAGGTTCGTGGCGGCGGACCGGTCTGCACGCACGAGCGCGAGCGGGATACGAAATCCATGACACGACGCAGTTCCCCGTTAAACACGCGGAAGTGCGCTTCGTTCATCACGTAGATCCCCGTACCGCCTCCACTCGCACGTAGTACCAACTCAAAACGTTGTGGTCCGGGCGAGGTCCACACCGGCGCGAGCTGGAGGCTCACGAACTCGCTCAGGACATCCTTCGCCAAGACCATCTCGTATTTGCACCAGCAGTCGAATGTTGCGATGCGTCTCCAACCGCCTTGCGGCGTCGGCGCTGCGACGGCGGCGAAGGTCAATTGGCTCTCGTATAGGAAGACGGCCAAGATCGCATACTGAGTCGCATCGGCACCCAGCGACGCATAGGTAAGGGTGACTTGGTCGGGGGATACGACTTTTCGACCGGTCACTGTGGCGGGCGAAGTCCGTCCCCAAGTCGCGGAGTGGGCCTGCTTATCCGTCAATCCAACCAAGTCGAGCGCGCCTAATCGCACTCGATCGTCAGGCGAGCGGAGATCTCTCGTGATCGTCTCCGGTAGTGGCCACACGCGAGCGTCGCGGCGGACGCCGAAATTTCCAACTTCATCCGTAAAGGTCGGATGCGCAGTCTGTGCAGCGGCCGAAAGGGCCAGCAGCAGAATGGTTGCGATGATTCCGTGATGCGCCATGCTTTCCCTTCGCAACGGATGAGCACCCGCGAGCGTGCGTTCGCGCCATTTAGCCAAGTCAAACGGGGTGTCTAGCGCTTGCTCCAAGCCCAGCCGGTGATGCGCCAGCCGGCAGTGCCCTTCTGCAGGGCTACGGTGAGAATCGAGGCAGGCTCGGTGGCGCGCTTTCCTTTCTGCTTGAAACTGTACTTCGCCGGCATCACGACGTAAGCGCGGTCGCCGCTGACGTCGACATGCCACGGTTTGCCGAGCGTGACCTTGCCGTCGGTGATGCCGTTTTTCTTGGCGTCGGCGTCATAGTCATGCGCCCAGTCGGCGCAGGCTTTCGGGCCTTGCCACGCGTAGGGCGGAAACTCGTCGACGATGGAGGCTGGCGAGGCACAGGTCGCGAGCGCCGAGGCGACGTCACCCTGGTTGAAGCCGTCGGCGAACTGGTGGACCGCCGCGACCGCGTCGCTCTTGTCCGACGCCGCGGCCAACGCCGCCACCAGCACGATCGCGAGTGCAAAGACTACTTTGCGCATGTTGTCTCCTCTTCCATCTCTTACGTGAACTGTCCGTACGGTGCCGTGCGTCGTTTCAGGGCTTTGGCGGGCGGTCCTTCCCTGCCTGCGCCGACGGATCGTAATCGTGGACCTTCCCACATTTTGGACAAACGGCCTTGGTGTTCTGCTCTTTCATCTCTGTGAGGAAAGTTTTGAACGTCGTTCCACAGCCGCCCTTACATAAGACTTCGATCTCTTTGTCGTCGTTCATGGTCCCGTCCTTCTGAGTGGATGCCAGGCGCTAGAATCTCCCACCCAAGTCACATGGAACGCGATTATAGTTCGACGCAGTGAGGTGCTATGTCTCTCTTTCATGCCGACGCGATCGTGGGTGCGTGTGCCGACCCGGGGTTAGCGGCGACTTGGTGGGAGAAGGCGTTCGACTGCCGTCGTGTGCCCGTGCCGGGTAGCTGGGATGACAGCGCGGATTGTGTCGCACTGCAATTTCCGGGAGACGACGAGCCGGCCATCTGCCTCTCCCCGAAAGCGCGCGACCAGAACAGCTACCCCGTGCCGGTGATCTTCACCGGCAACATCAAAAAGGCTTATCAGGGGTTGCTCGAGCGTGGAGTGGTCGCGGGCCCAATACAAGGCGACGACCCGAAGTTCTTTGAACTTCGCGACGGCGAGGGCAACACGGTCGAGGTTTCAGAGGAGCCCTAGGAAAAAATCTTGTCAAGCCCCTCTCCGCCCCGATTTCTCCCTAACCCACTGAATCGCTTAACGATAAAGTCACAAGATAGTTTTCCGGTTTACCCCTCCCGTTGGCGCATACTGGACATGGCGGGGTGTGCCCACTGAAACGTGCCTACTCCACCGGTGCTTTCCAGAAAGGCGTCGCGCTCTTTGAAAACTTGAACCCAGCCAAGCCATTGGGTAACCCAATCCTTCATTGGGTTACCCAATCCGTAACGTGATGACTTCAAACGGAAATGGGCAAGAATGGGAGGGGGGAGGGGGTAACCCAATCCCCGCGGTGGTTTCGAGCAATCGGGATACCCGATCGCTCATCGGGTGTCCCGATCCGTAACCTGATGGTTCTAAAGACAAATACCCCCACCCCCGGGGGGTAGGGGTATATCCCGATGGCGATGCGGAAACACTAAAGCCGGACAGCCCTTCCGTAGATCGGTTCTAGTAAATCTGATACGGCGGCGCGGACGACCGCACGTTCGGCTTTTCGGCCGTCAGCAGCAGCGCGCCGATCTGCTTGAAGTCGCGCAACTCTTCCGCGTTCTTGAACCACTTGCCGGAATATTCGTCGGGCGTGGGCGAGAGGTCGGGGACGTGCCGCGCAGCCACGTTCTCGAAGGCGTGCGCGCGCAGCAGCTCCACGTAGTCCTGCTCGGAGCGCGCCTGCACCGGGACGTTCAGCGCCTCCACCCAGCGCAGCGAGTGTGGGTTCTCCTTATATAGGTTGATGAGGATGAAGAGGCGGCCCTTGGGCGCCATCACGCGAAACAGTTCGTGGGCGGCGCGGTCCTGGTCGGCGTAGTAGTAGAAGCTCTCGACGGAGAGCACTTTGTCGAAGAAGTTCTCTTCCCAGGGAAGCTGGTGCGCGCTTCCCCAGACGAACATCACGTTGTCGAACTCGGTGGAAGTGGCGCGAGCGCGGCGGATCATCTCGTCGGAGATATCCACGCCGATGACCTGGCCGTGTCCCTGCGGACCGTCACCGACCATGCGCGCCAGGATGCGCGTGGCCCAGCCGGCGCCGCATCCCATATCGAGCACGCGCTCGCCGGGACGCAGGTCCATCAGCCGCAGCGTCTGCTCGACGATGGACGCGTGGTGGCGCTCCATCTCCTCGCCGCGCCCGGCAGCGGCCCAGTCGTTGAACTCCTTCTGCATCTGCTCGTCGATGGTCATCGGCCTATTGTAAGAGTTCACGCTTGTCATTCCGAGCCCGCCGTGGCGGGCGAGGAATCTGCTTTTCCTGCGGAGGCTTCGCCGTGCTACATTCGCGCGCATGCCTGAACCTCCCGCCGAGGTCCCTAAAGAACGCCCTGCGGTGCTGGACACGCTCTATTGTCCCAAGTGCGCGCGCGAGGTCACCGATCCACTGACGTGCGGCGACTGCTCCGCGGTGATCTGCCGCGTCTGCGGCACACCACTCGAGGCCGCCGCCGACCTGGGGATGGGATAAAGGATGACCGGAGCCGCCCACGCCGCTGACTCGAAATCGCAGGCATCAGGAGAAGGCCAGCAGCCCACGCTGGTCCGCGGACTCACGCTGGTGGATTCCGTCCTGCTGCTCGTGGGCGGCATCATCGGCTCGGCCATCTTCCTGGCGGTAAAAGACACGGCCGCGCCGTTGCCGCATCCGCTGTGGCTGATCGCGGTGTGGGTGGTGGGCGGCGCCATCACGCTGCTGGCCTGCTTCGCTTTCGCCGAGTTGGGCGCGATGTATCCCGATTCCGGCGGACAGTATGTCTACCTGCGCGAGGCCTACGGCGACCTGGCCGCGTTCCTGTTCGGCTGGATGGTCATCACGGTGAACTTTTCCGGGACCATCGCCGCGCTCGCCGTCGGTTTCGCGGCGTATTCCGAGGCCATCATCCCTTACGGCGCGGACAAAGTACTGCTCGCCGTGGGCTCGTGGTCCCTCACGCGCGCGGGCGTGCTCGCCATCGTCGCCATCGGCGTGCTGACGTGGGTGAACGTGATCGGACTGCGCCGCGCGGCCACGATGCAGAACATCGCCACCTGGACAAAGTTCGGCGCCATCGCCATCTTCGTGGTGCTCGGCGTGACCATCGGACGCGGCTCGTGGTCGCACTTCACGGCGGTAGCCCCCCTGCCCACCGCCGATCTGTTCAAGGGATTCGGCGTCGCGCTCATCGCGGTGTTCTTTGCTTACGACGGATGGAACTACATCACCTGCGCCGCGGGTGAGGTGAAGGATCCGCAGAAGAATATCCCGCTGGCGCTGGTGCTGGGCGTGCTCGCCGTCGGCGCGGTCTACATCTCGATGATCGTTGTTTACCTCTACGCTTTGCCCATCGAGCGCGTGGCGTCGGAGGCGACCATCGCGAACACCGCGGCGATATCGCTGTTCTCGCCGGCGGTGGGACGCTGGGTCAGCGTACTGATCGCGGTGAGCTGCTTCGGCGCAGCGTCGGCATGCACCCTGGCCGGCGCGCGCGTGGTCTACGCCATGGGACGTGATGGCGTGTTCTTCCGCGCCATGGGCTACGTGCATCCGAAGTACCGCACGCCGTCGCTGGCGCTGATCGCGCAAGGCATATGGTCGGCGGTGCTTGCTGTCAGCGGACGCTATGACCAGCTCTACACCTACGTGATATTCGTCGGCGTGCTGATGTACACGCTCACCGTGGGCGCGGTATTCATCCTGCGGCACAAACGTCCGGATGCGCCGCGTCCGTATCGTTGCACCTGGTATCCGTTCGCGCCCGCAGCTTACATCGTGCTCTCGCTGATCTGGTGCGGGGTGGTCGTGTTCCAGCGTCCCAAGGAAGCCGCGGCGGGGACGCTGATCGTGTTGCTCGGAATCCCGGCGTATTTGTATTTCAAGCGGAAACTGAAGACGGCCGCGTAGCGCTGCGTTGTCCGCACTTTCCAAGAGCGCTGCTGCTCGATAGGATTACAGGCTGGTATCCGGATAACGAATCCGCATGAACGCTGACTTAGAAAAGATCCTGCGCAGTTACGACGACACCGCGCCGCTCGAGCGCGCCTCGACCATTCCCGGCCCGTGGTACGCGGACGAGCGCATTGCCGAGCTGGAGCGGCAAACCGTTTTCGGGCGCACCTGGCAGATGGTCGGACGCGCGGAACAGGTGGTCGAGCCCGGACAGTACCTCACTGCGGAGGTCGCGGGCGAACCCGTCGTTGTTGTGCGCGGCAGCGATAGCGAACTACGCGCATTCTTCAACGTGTGCCGCCATCACGCGGCCGCGGTGATGACGGAAGCGGAGGGAAAGGCTTCCGTCCTGCGCTGCCCGTATCACGGTTGGACCTACGGCCTCGACGGCACGCTCAAGGGCGTGCCGGAGTTCGACGGGGTGCAGTGCTTCGAGCGCGAGAAGACGGGCCTGGCGCCGGCGCGGGCCGAGACGTGGGAGAAGTTCGTCTTCGTCTCGCTCGACGCGCACGCGCCGCCGCTCGCGGAGCATCTCGGCGCGATGGTCGAGCGCTTCCAGCCGATGCGTCTCGACAAGCTGCACTTCGCCGGACGCCGCGTCTTCGAGCTGAAGTGCAACTGGAAGGTCTTCGTCGACAACTATCTCGATGGCGGATATCACGTGCCGCATCTGCACAAGGGGCTGAACAGCATCCTGGAGTACAAGAACTACACCATCGAGAACGAGGGGCGCTTCTGCCTGCAATCCAGTCCCATAGACGCCAGCGGCGGCGAGCAGCTGACGGCGCAGGTGCGGCAGGGACGCGCACTCTACTTCTGGCTTTATCCCAACGTGATGTTCAACTGGTACGAGGGCTACCTCGACACCAACCTGGTGCTGCCCCTCGCCATCGACCGCATGGCGGTGGTCTTTGAGTTCTACTTTGCGGACGTGAGCGCGGCGGCCGCGGCGCGTAACCAGCAAAGCATGGACGTGAGCGAGCGCATACAAGATGAAGACCACGCCATCTGCGAGTCGGTGCAGCGCGGATTGAAGTCGCGAGCTTACGGAGCAGGTAGGCTCTCGGTGCGTCGCGAGGCGGGTGAGCACCTGTTCCATCGCCTGCTGGCGCAGGACTTGAAGAGCGCGATCGGGAAATCGGTCGCCGCGGACTGAGCCGTATCTTTGGCTTGCAACCCTAGCGCAGCTGCTTCAGGATCTCGCGCGCGGCGTTGGCGCCCGATGCGCCGGTGAGTCCGTTGCCGGGGTGCGTTCCTGAGCCGCAGAGGTACAGCCCTTCGACCGGCGTGCGATAGCGCGCCCACCCGAGCAACGGACGCATGGTGAAAAGCTGATCGAGCGCCAGCTCGCCGTGGAAGATCTGTCCGCCGGTCAATCCGAACTTGGTTTCGAGATCAAGTGGCGTGAGCACTTGCCGGGCTTCGATGGTGCCGGGCAGTTCGGGCGCGTACGCCACAAGTGTTTTCACGACTGCGTCGCCCAACGCTTCGCGCTGCGAATCCCAATCGCCCTCGCGCAGTTTATACGGCGCAAAGTGGACGATGACCGACATCACATGCTTCCCTGCCGGCGCCAGCGACGGGTCGAGCAGCGAAGGGATGCTGACGTCGAGATAAGGATGTTCGGCGAAGCGACCATACTTGGAGGCGTCAAAGGCGCGTTCGAGGTAGTCGATCTCCGGACCGATGTGGATGCGGACCGCGCCGGCGCCAGCGTCGTTCCCCTTGAGCGCGGTGAACTTCGGCTCAGACCCGAGCGCCAGGTTGACTTTGGCGGTGGTGCCGCGGCAGCGGTAGTGCTGCAATTTGGAGATGAAGTCGGGACCGAGATGCATGGGATCGACCATGCGCAACAGTGTGTTGCGCGGGTCCGCGTTCGAGACCACGGCAGCAGCGGCGACTTCTTCGCCATTCGTCAGCACCACGCCGCGCGCGATACCGTCTTTGACTACGATCTGCGCGACAGGCGCCCCGGTGCGGATCTGCGCGCCGGCGGCCTTCGCGGCGTCGGCGAGCGCGTCGGTGAGCCTGCCCATGCCACCGCGCGGAAAGGCTGCCGGGCCGGCGGGATGTGGGTCGGCGACAGCGTGCAGCAAGAGTGCCATGGTCGAGCCGGCGGACCAGGGACCGAAGTTCGTCCCAAAGATGCCGCGTGCCGCGATGGCGGCGCGCAGCAGTTCGGTCTCACAAAACTCGGCAACGAAGTCCGCGACCGCCATCGGTCCCCAGCGCAGCAGGCGGAACATATCCTTGCGGCCGAGCGAGCGGAACTTCTTTCCCGCCTTCAGCATTCCCCAGGCATCGCCGGCCGAGGGGTGATCGATCTCCGGCGGGGTGAGCGCGAGCACTTCTGCGATGACCGCGCTCACCTGCGCGAGCACGTGTGCGAACTCGGGATACTTGCCGGCGTCTTTCTGCGAGAATCGCCCGATGGCTTCTGCACTGCGCTTGGTGTCGCCGTAGAGAGCTAGCGCGCGGCCGTCCGGAGAGAGCGCGACCAGACGCGGGTCGGGTCGCAGCATGTCTTTGCCGCCCAGCTCGAGACCCCGCAAGTTCATGTCGCGCGTGATATCGGCACGCAGCGGGCCTTCGGCGTGCAGCAGCGCGGAGCATTTGAATCCGGGATGGAACTCTTCCGTGACCGCAACGCCGCCCACCATCTCGCGACGCTCGAGCACGAGCGGCTTCCACCCGGCCTTGGCGAGGTAGAAGGCGGTGATAAGGCCGTTGTGGCCGCCGCCGATGACGATGATGTTCTTGTCGGCGATGGCTAGGCAGCTCCGCGTTTGAAGTCTTTGAGGATCTCGAGTGCGGCCAGCCGTCCGGGGGCGCCCATGATGCCGCCGCCGGGATGCGTGGCCGAGCCGCACATATAAAGGTTGTCGATCGGCGTGCGGTACTGCGCCCAGCCGGGTATCGGACGCAGGAAGAACAATTGCTCGAGCGAAAGCTCGCCCTGAAAGATGTTGCCCTCGGTGAGACCGAACTCGCGTTCGAGGTCGAGCGGCGTGAGCACCTGGCGTCCCACGATGATGTTGCGGATGTTGGGCGCGTGCTCGGCGATGGTGTCGATCACGGTGTCGCCGAAGGCTTCACGCTGCTCGTCCCAATCCCCTTCCGCCAGCTTGTAAGGCGCGTACTGCACGAAGCAAGACATCACGTGCTTGCCCGGCGGCGCGACCGAAGGATCAGTGAGGCTGGGGATGACCATGTCGATGTAAGGACGGCGCGAGTAGTGGCCATACTTGGCGTCGTCATAGGCGCGCTCCATGTAGTCCACGCTCGGCGAGATGGAGATGGCGCCACGCAAGTGCGCGCCCGGGCCGGGGATAGCCTTGAAATCCGGCAGCGCGTCGAGCGCGAGGTTCACCTTGCCGGAGGAACCGCGGAACTTGTAGCGGCGCACCTCTTCCAGGAACTCCGGCGGCAACTGGCTGGGATCGAGGAAGCGCAGGAAGGTGAGGTGCGGATCGACGCTCGAGGAGATGACGCTGGCGAAAAGTTCGTCGCCATTGGCGAGCGCCACACCGATGGCCTTGCCGTTCTTCACCAGGATGCGCGCGATGGGCGCCTCGGTGCGGATCTCGACGCCCGCCTCGCGCGCCGCATCGGCAATGGCGTTCGAGATCGCGCCGGTGCCGCCGCGGGCGAATCCCCAGGCGCGGAAGGCGCCATCGATCTCACCCATGTAGTGGTGCAGCAGCACGTACGCGGTACCCGGCGAACGCACACCCAGGAAGGTCCCGATGATGCCGGAGGCGGACATCGTGGCCTTGAGCACGTCCGTCTCGAACCACTGGTCGAGATAGTCCACCGCGCTCATGGTCATGAGCTGGACCTGGTTGTACTTGTCCTCGTAGCTCAGCCCCTGGAAGCGCTTGCCGAGAAAGAGCAGCTTGCCGATATCGCGCGGCGAGAGCTTGGTGGGGTCCGGCGGCGTCATGTTGAGGATGGGTTTGACGAAGCGGCACATGTCGAGCATGGTCTTGCCGAATTCGTCGTAAGCCTCGGCGTCCACACGCGAGTGGCGAGCGATCTCGCGCCGCGTCTTGCCGTGATCGTTCACGCGCCAGAGATGGTCGCCGTTCGGCATGGGAGTGAAAGTGCCGTCGAGTGGCAGGATCTCGAGCCCGTGACGCGGCAGATCGAGCTCGCGGATGATCTCGGGACGCAGCAGCGAGACCACGTACGAAGCGACGGAGAACTTGAACCCGGGGAAGATCTCTTCGGTGACGGCCGCGCCACCGAGCACGTGGCGGCGCTCCAGCACGAGCACCTTCTTACCCGCGCGCGCGAGGTACGCGGCGGTGACGAGGCCGTTGTGGCCTCCACCGATGATGATGGCGTCGTACTTAGTAGCCATGCTTAGTAGCCATGCTTAGTGGCCATGCTTAGTGGCCATGCTGGTTGGGCATTTTTACGATGTCAGAGGCGAATCGTCATTCTACCGACGAAGCTCGGTTTTGTCTGCGGGGGCGGCGCGCACTGGGTCAGCGTAGTGCAGTTGTTTATAATCGCGACGTCATTCGCGTAGTCGTCATTCGTGTAGTCGTCATTCGTAGTCCAGGAGAAGCGCCCTGTGCCGATCGGAACCGCATTCCACGAACGCACCTTCCCGCTCTGCGAGAGCCTGAACTACCGCGAGTGGTCGGGATACTACACGGTCAGCGCCTACGAGATGCACCATGAGCACGAGTACAATGCCATCCGCAACGCCGCCGGTCTCATCGACGTTTCGCCGCTCTACAAGTACCGCATCACCGGGCGCGACGCCACGCGCTTCGTCGATCGCGTGAACGTGCGCGATGTGAACAAGGTCGCGGTGGGCCAGGTGATCTACACATGCTGGTGCGATGAGCAGGGCAAAGTCGTCGACGATGGCACCATCTCGCGGCTCGCCGAGAACACCTATCGCTGGACGGCGGCCGACCCTAGCTTGCGCTGGTTCCGACAGAACGCGCTCGGCATGGATGTCTCTATTGAAGACATCTCCGAGCAGGTGGCTGCGGTCGCCCTCCAGGGCCCAACATCCGGAAGACTGCTGGCGAAGATCACCACCGATGCCAACATCGATATCCGCAAGCTAAAGTATTTCCGCGTGACGTCGGCGAAGATCGCCGGCGTTCCGGTGGACATCTCGCGCACCGGCTACACCGGCGACCTCGGGTACGAGATCTGGATGCCGTGGAACGACGCCGTGAAAGTGTGGGACGCGCTCACCGCGGCGGGCCGCGAGTTCGATCTGCACGCCGCCGGCATGCTGGCCCTCGACGTGGCGCGCATCGAGGCGGGCCTGCTGCTGATCGAGGTGGACTACAACTCGAGCAAGAAGGCGCTGATCGAGTCGCAGAAGTTTTCCCCGTTCGAGATCGGGCTGGGGAGGCTCGTCCATCTCGAGAAGCCGAACTTCGTTGGGCGCGCCGCGCTACTCGAAGAACAAAAGCGTGGCCCGGAGCGGCAACTCGCGGGCCTCGAAGTCGACTGGATCGCGGTAGAGAAGGAGTACGACGCGGTCGGGCTGCCGCCGGTCGCTCTCAGCATGGCGTCGCGCGTGCACGTGCCCGTCTATCGCGACGGCAAGCAGATCGGCAAGGCGACCTCGACCACGTGGTCGCCGACGCTGAAGAAGATGATCGCGCTGGCCAGCGTCGCCTCGCCCCATGCCGCACTCGGCACCAAGTTGTACATGGAGATCACGGTGGAGGCGATGCGACGCACTGTCCCGGTGACGGTGGTGAAACTTCCCTTCTTCAATCCGCCACGCAAGACGGCTACGCCGGCGTGGTGAGAAGGCGTGCGCCGGCAGCGCTCGACCGCCCGGCAGTTCGCACGAGTCCTCCGAATCAGCCCCGCCCGCATGAGCCG
This region of Acidobacteriota bacterium genomic DNA includes:
- a CDS encoding nuclear transport factor 2 family protein, translated to MRKVVFALAIVLVAALAAASDKSDAVAAVHQFADGFNQGDVASALATCASPASIVDEFPPYAWQGPKACADWAHDYDADAKKNGITDGKVTLGKPWHVDVSGDRAYVVMPAKYSFKQKGKRATEPASILTVALQKGTAGWRITGWAWSKR
- a CDS encoding aromatic ring-hydroxylating dioxygenase subunit alpha, with the translated sequence MNADLEKILRSYDDTAPLERASTIPGPWYADERIAELERQTVFGRTWQMVGRAEQVVEPGQYLTAEVAGEPVVVVRGSDSELRAFFNVCRHHAAAVMTEAEGKASVLRCPYHGWTYGLDGTLKGVPEFDGVQCFEREKTGLAPARAETWEKFVFVSLDAHAPPLAEHLGAMVERFQPMRLDKLHFAGRRVFELKCNWKVFVDNYLDGGYHVPHLHKGLNSILEYKNYTIENEGRFCLQSSPIDASGGEQLTAQVRQGRALYFWLYPNVMFNWYEGYLDTNLVLPLAIDRMAVVFEFYFADVSAAAAARNQQSMDVSERIQDEDHAICESVQRGLKSRAYGAGRLSVRREAGEHLFHRLLAQDLKSAIGKSVAAD
- a CDS encoding amino acid permease yields the protein MTGAAHAADSKSQASGEGQQPTLVRGLTLVDSVLLLVGGIIGSAIFLAVKDTAAPLPHPLWLIAVWVVGGAITLLACFAFAELGAMYPDSGGQYVYLREAYGDLAAFLFGWMVITVNFSGTIAALAVGFAAYSEAIIPYGADKVLLAVGSWSLTRAGVLAIVAIGVLTWVNVIGLRRAATMQNIATWTKFGAIAIFVVLGVTIGRGSWSHFTAVAPLPTADLFKGFGVALIAVFFAYDGWNYITCAAGEVKDPQKNIPLALVLGVLAVGAVYISMIVVYLYALPIERVASEATIANTAAISLFSPAVGRWVSVLIAVSCFGAASACTLAGARVVYAMGRDGVFFRAMGYVHPKYRTPSLALIAQGIWSAVLAVSGRYDQLYTYVIFVGVLMYTLTVGAVFILRHKRPDAPRPYRCTWYPFAPAAYIVLSLIWCGVVVFQRPKEAAAGTLIVLLGIPAYLYFKRKLKTAA
- a CDS encoding Rieske (2Fe-2S) protein; the protein is MAEFRKLASTAELPAENRAKEFSLDGKMICVANVGGVISAMDNVCIHRGGPLGTGVVLEGKVVCPWHGWAYDPQTGAVAHNPELKTAVYPIKVEGDDVMIEV
- a CDS encoding NAD(P)/FAD-dependent oxidoreductase; translated protein: MATKYDAIIIGGGHNGLVTAAYLARAGKKVLVLERRHVLGGAAVTEEIFPGFKFSVASYVVSLLRPEIIRELDLPRHGLEILPLDGTFTPMPNGDHLWRVNDHGKTRREIARHSRVDAEAYDEFGKTMLDMCRFVKPILNMTPPDPTKLSPRDIGKLLFLGKRFQGLSYEDKYNQVQLMTMSAVDYLDQWFETDVLKATMSASGIIGTFLGVRSPGTAYVLLHHYMGEIDGAFRAWGFARGGTGAISNAIADAAREAGVEIRTEAPIARILVKNGKAIGVALANGDELFASVISSSVDPHLTFLRFLDPSQLPPEFLEEVRRYKFRGSSGKVNLALDALPDFKAIPGPGAHLRGAISISPSVDYMERAYDDAKYGHYSRRPYIDMVIPSLTDPSVAPPGKHVMSCFVQYAPYKLAEGDWDEQREAFGDTVIDTIAEHAPNIRNIIVGRQVLTPLDLEREFGLTEGNIFQGELSLEQLFFLRPIPGWAQYRTPIDNLYMCGSATHPGGGIMGAPGRLAALEILKDFKRGAA
- a CDS encoding methyltransferase domain-containing protein, which translates into the protein MTIDEQMQKEFNDWAAAGRGEEMERHHASIVEQTLRLMDLRPGERVLDMGCGAGWATRILARMVGDGPQGHGQVIGVDISDEMIRRARATSTEFDNVMFVWGSAHQLPWEENFFDKVLSVESFYYYADQDRAAHELFRVMAPKGRLFILINLYKENPHSLRWVEALNVPVQARSEQDYVELLRAHAFENVAARHVPDLSPTPDEYSGKWFKNAEELRDFKQIGALLLTAEKPNVRSSAPPYQIY
- a CDS encoding NADH-quinone oxidoreductase subunit B; this encodes MGWLQNKFEKNFLITTVDYVFNWARKSALWPMTFGLACCAIEMIASSTARFDIARFGAEVFRPSPRQSDLMIVAGTVTLKMAPVVKRIYDQMPDPKWVISMGACSSVGGPFNTYAVLQGVDRIVPTDVYVIGCPPRPENLFYALLKLQDKIDSMSLAKKPTEVRLTDHMAADFKRQVMIAQTLQPK
- a CDS encoding metal-dependent hydrolase, translated to MSPVTHFLVGWMVANIPPASGPHAIGRRERAAIALAGVAPDLDGLGAIPEVLTKHSAHPLLWFTDYHHVLGHNLAFALLVVAVCFAVARERRWLTALLAFASFHLHLLGDLVGARGPDGYQWPVPYLAPFSDRWTWTWHGQWALNAWPNFAITGVGLLLTFYLAWRRGFSPIEMVSPRADRAFIAALRARFPLAVTR
- a CDS encoding NAD(P)/FAD-dependent oxidoreductase — encoded protein: MRLGHASRRRHHGRPRTAGRTRDPQRLQTRSCLAIADKNIIVIGGGHNGLITAFYLAKAGWKPLVLERREMVGGVAVTEEFHPGFKCSALLHAEGPLRADITRDMNLRGLELGGKDMLRPDPRLVALSPDGRALALYGDTKRSAEAIGRFSQKDAGKYPEFAHVLAQVSAVIAEVLALTPPEIDHPSAGDAWGMLKAGKKFRSLGRKDMFRLLRWGPMAVADFVAEFCETELLRAAIAARGIFGTNFGPWSAGSTMALLLHAVADPHPAGPAAFPRGGMGRLTDALADAAKAAGAQIRTGAPVAQIVVKDGIARGVVLTNGEEVAAAAVVSNADPRNTLLRMVDPMHLGPDFISKLQHYRCRGTTAKVNLALGSEPKFTALKGNDAGAGAVRIHIGPEIDYLERAFDASKYGRFAEHPYLDVSIPSLLDPSLAPAGKHVMSVIVHFAPYKLREGDWDSQREALGDAVVKTLVAYAPELPGTIEARQVLTPLDLETKFGLTGGQIFHGELALDQLFTMRPLLGWARYRTPVEGLYLCGSGTHPGNGLTGASGANAAREILKQLR